Proteins encoded together in one Micromonospora kangleipakensis window:
- a CDS encoding MBL fold metallo-hydrolase: MRITKFTHACVRIEHDGRVLVIDPGTWSEPSALVGADAVLVTHEHTDHVDVLRLAGLGVPVFAPREARLPAVAPLPVTRVGAGDRFTAAGFAVTAVGGRHATIHDGEPDCANLGYLVEEALYHPGDSLHPPGRPVDTLLVPAQASWLKLTEAIDFAGAVDARRVVPIHDAQLNERGLASVNGWFGETLGDRYRYLAPGETA; encoded by the coding sequence GTGCGGATCACCAAGTTCACCCACGCCTGCGTCCGGATCGAGCACGACGGCCGGGTCCTCGTGATCGACCCGGGTACCTGGAGCGAGCCCTCCGCCCTCGTCGGCGCGGACGCGGTGCTGGTCACCCACGAGCACACCGACCACGTCGACGTGCTGCGGCTCGCCGGCCTCGGGGTGCCGGTCTTCGCGCCCCGGGAGGCACGGCTGCCGGCGGTGGCTCCGCTGCCGGTCACCCGGGTCGGAGCCGGCGACCGGTTCACCGCCGCCGGCTTCGCCGTCACCGCGGTCGGCGGTCGGCACGCCACCATCCACGACGGGGAGCCGGACTGCGCCAACCTCGGCTACCTGGTCGAGGAGGCGCTCTACCACCCGGGGGACTCGCTGCACCCGCCCGGTCGACCGGTCGACACGCTGCTGGTGCCGGCCCAGGCGTCCTGGCTGAAGCTCACCGAGGCGATCGACTTCGCCGGGGCGGTCGACGCGCGCCGGGTCGTCCCGATCCACGACGCCCAGCTCAACGAGCGGGGCCTGGCCAGCGTGAACGGCTGGTTCGGCGAGACCCTGGGCGACCGCTACCGCTACCTCGCTCCGGGCGAGACCGCCTGA
- a CDS encoding archease, with protein sequence MDRRPPRGHRMVPHTADVRIEAWAPDREGCVAEAVTALVDTFVDTTGATPEATVEFQVPSGDDPDLLVGVLNEVIFRLETEGDVPLATEVRAANDGGLLVRWHTTGSDAVELVGAVPKAVSLHELRFGRGQEGWSGAVTLDV encoded by the coding sequence ATGGACCGACGACCGCCGCGGGGGCACCGCATGGTGCCGCACACCGCCGACGTCCGGATCGAGGCGTGGGCACCGGACCGGGAGGGGTGCGTGGCGGAGGCGGTCACCGCGCTGGTCGACACCTTCGTCGATACCACCGGCGCGACCCCCGAGGCCACGGTGGAGTTCCAGGTCCCGTCGGGCGACGACCCGGACCTGCTGGTGGGCGTCCTCAATGAGGTGATCTTCCGGCTGGAGACGGAGGGTGACGTGCCGCTCGCGACCGAGGTGCGGGCGGCCAACGACGGCGGCCTGCTGGTGCGGTGGCACACCACCGGCTCCGACGCGGTGGAGCTGGTCGGCGCGGTGCCCAAGGCGGTGTCGCTGCACGAGCTGCGCTTCGGCCGCGGCCAGGAAGGCTGGTCCGGCGCGGTGACCCTGGACGTGTGA